The Streptomyces europaeiscabiei genome window below encodes:
- a CDS encoding cupin domain-containing protein: protein MTAVTRTDAPVEIEGDGVELRMRDIGGGTEVAFVRFPKGTDMRPALKDEPDGLCQVPHWGYMFKGRLVMHTKEGDKTYEEGEAFYWPPGHAPEALDDCEYVDFSPKKEFEQVISHVKSNLG from the coding sequence ATGACGGCAGTCACGCGGACGGATGCACCCGTCGAGATCGAGGGCGACGGCGTCGAACTGCGTATGCGGGACATCGGCGGCGGCACGGAGGTCGCCTTCGTCCGGTTCCCCAAGGGGACGGACATGCGGCCGGCCCTCAAGGACGAGCCCGACGGCCTGTGCCAGGTCCCCCACTGGGGCTACATGTTCAAGGGTCGGCTCGTGATGCACACCAAGGAGGGCGACAAGACCTACGAGGAGGGTGAGGCCTTCTACTGGCCGCCCGGGCACGCACCGGAAGCGCTTGATGACTGCGAGTACGTGGACTTCTCGCCCAAGAAGGAGTTCGAGCAGGTCATCAGCCACGTGAAGTCGAACCTCGGCTGA